A stretch of Dysidea avara chromosome 5, odDysAvar1.4, whole genome shotgun sequence DNA encodes these proteins:
- the LOC136255333 gene encoding probable rRNA-processing protein EBP2 — MRSFDMDIARVKRIERGNESSSEYDSEESDFDKELQLAFTKGLIKPGLTRVKEPKRAPINNASALQKKLLSLHNGLDWLERFDVTCPVEADDELDVHDDFKREMSFYNQALSSAQLACHKIEQLGVVVKRPDDYFAEMVKTDDHMRKVRENLMRKHKGVESSEQMRKLRSLKKFGKQVKRDILEQRRLEKKETLESIKQYRKSGGAKPGFLREEDDDQFEVSTEKTATTKSQRKPSKKRQYKDKKYGFGGKKDKKNTSRSASDMSSFKAWKHSKVRPKKGKPKRPGKSRRTKQRRQ, encoded by the exons ATGCGCTCGTTCGACATGGACATAGCACGTGTTAAAAGAATTGAGCGAGGAAACGAGTCCTCGTCGGAATAcgattcagaagaatcagacttcGATAAAGAG CTGCAGTTGGCGTTCACCAAAGGACTCATAAAACCTGGACTGACACGCGTAAAGGAACCTAAGCGAGCTCCCATCAACAACGCG TCAGCATTACAGAAGAAATTGTTGTCACTTCATAATGGATTGGATTGGCTGGAGAGGTTTGATGTTACATGTCCAGTAGAGGCAGATGATGAATTAGATGTTCATGATGACTTCAAACGAGAAATGAGTTT CTACAACCAGGCCTTGTCATCAGCTCAACTGGCCTGTCACAAGATTGAACAGTTAGGAGTTGTTGTGAAGCGACCAGATGATTattttgctgagatggttaAAACTGATGATCACATGAGAAAA GTTCGGGAAAATCTGATGAGGAAACACAAGGGAGTTGAGAGTAGTGAGCAAATGAGAAAGTTGAGGAGTCTAAAAAAGTTTGGTAAACAG GTGAAACGAGATATTCTTGAGCAGAGAAGGTTGGAGAAGAAGGAGACATTGGAATCCATCAAACAGTACAGAAAG TCAGGTGGTGCTAAACCAGGTTTCTTAAGAGAGGAAGATGATGACCAGTTTGAGGTGTCAACAGAGAAAACAGCTACCACTAAATCACAAAGAAAACCATCAAAGAAACGACAGTATAAA GACAAGAAGTATGGTTTTGGTGGGAAGAAGGATAAGAAAAACACGTCACGTTCTGCTAGTGACATGAGCAGCTTCAAGGCATGGAAACACAGCAAGGTACGACCAAAGAAGGGTAAACCAAAGAGACCGGGAAAGTCCAGAAGAACTAAACAACGTAGACAATAA
- the LOC136255334 gene encoding cilia- and flagella-associated protein 144-like has protein sequence MAATQTQKEPKNLVHQNAILCETVGKELRNQKLYTKYSMNPHKKSYTLTGKPNSRHDSADGQGDEEFLEMYKTAQQLPTEKLEYPITEAQEIGWDTTPLIDPQRHDRRLYHPKEHSEITKYMDAYWRQKEQEKLQQ, from the exons ATGGCGGCGACACAGACGCAAAAGGAGCCGAAGAATCTGGTGCACCAAAACGCAATTCTTTGCGAAACGGTGGGTAAAGAACTTAGAAACCAAAAGCTCTACACGAAGTACAGCATGAACCCTCATAAGAAGT CATACACGTTAACTGGTAAACCAAACTCGAGACATGATTCTGCTGATGGCCAGGGAGATG AGGAGTTTCTAGAGATGTACAAGACAGCTCAACAGTTACCAACAGAAAAGTTGGAGTATCCGATTACCGAGGCACAAGAGATTGGCTGGGACACTACTCCACTG ATTGATCCTCAACGTCATGATAGAAGACTATACCATCCTAAGGAACACTCGGAGATCACCAAATACATGGATGCTTACTGGAGACAAAAAGAACAAGAGAAACTACAAcaataa